One Deltaproteobacteria bacterium genomic window carries:
- a CDS encoding cupin domain-containing protein: MGQTQYPAAITAAEAPSRTKPSNYPEPFASRMAGRVKQPLGDLFGLTNFGVNLTRLSPGSVSSLLHAHSRQDEFIYILEGQPTLITESGETLLGPGRCAGFKGGTGQGHHLANRSDTDVVYLEVGDRTAGDAASYPVDDIQAVLGPDGKWRFAHKDGTPY; the protein is encoded by the coding sequence ATGGGCCAAACTCAATACCCCGCAGCAATCACAGCAGCCGAAGCACCGTCACGTACCAAACCGTCAAATTATCCAGAACCGTTTGCCTCGCGTATGGCTGGTCGTGTGAAGCAGCCGCTCGGCGATTTATTTGGGCTTACGAATTTTGGCGTGAATCTGACGCGCCTCTCCCCAGGTTCGGTGTCGTCGTTGTTGCATGCGCATTCACGCCAGGATGAATTCATCTACATTCTTGAAGGGCAGCCGACGTTGATTACCGAATCTGGCGAGACACTGCTCGGCCCTGGCAGGTGCGCAGGTTTCAAAGGCGGCACTGGTCAAGGACATCATCTCGCGAATCGCTCCGATACTGATGTCGTATATCTTGAGGTCGGCGATCGCACGGCTGGCGATGCGGCGAGCTATCCGGTCGATGATATTCAGGCGGTGTTAGGTCCCGATGGCAAATGGCGATTCGCTCACAAAGATGGAACACCGTACTAA
- a CDS encoding DUF4336 domain-containing protein: MAHLRNVAKEVWVIDHPLKVGGLQLGTRTTVVRLAGGDVWVHSPGPLQPELTTEIHALGAVRALVAPNAMHHLYLSQHLQAFPHATVYVSPALPAKLKSAFPYEALRDESPRLWSDDFAQHLVGGIPKLQEVVFFHHVSRTLMLTDLAFNIQQSDSWFTRVFMRLNGAYGRFGPSRIFRTMVKDRAALRSSLNRIQEWDFDRIIVTHGEVLETGGKNAMRSQYAWV, from the coding sequence ATGGCGCACTTACGGAATGTTGCAAAAGAGGTCTGGGTAATCGACCACCCGCTAAAGGTTGGAGGATTACAGCTTGGTACGCGCACGACTGTGGTGCGACTTGCCGGTGGTGACGTGTGGGTACATTCACCAGGTCCACTGCAACCAGAGCTCACGACCGAGATTCATGCACTTGGAGCCGTCCGCGCACTTGTTGCACCCAATGCCATGCATCACTTGTATCTCTCGCAGCATCTCCAGGCGTTTCCACACGCGACGGTGTACGTGTCTCCTGCTCTTCCGGCAAAACTCAAGAGTGCATTTCCCTACGAAGCCCTGAGGGATGAGTCGCCGAGACTATGGAGCGATGATTTTGCCCAGCATCTCGTCGGTGGCATACCAAAACTCCAAGAAGTAGTCTTTTTCCACCACGTGAGCCGTACCCTTATGTTGACTGACCTTGCTTTCAATATTCAGCAGTCTGACTCCTGGTTCACGCGAGTCTTCATGCGTCTCAATGGTGCGTATGGTCGCTTTGGACCATCGCGCATCTTTCGTACGATGGTCAAAGACCGTGCGGCTCTTCGGTCTTCACTCAATCGTATCCAAGAGTGGGACTTCGATCGTATTATCGTCACACACGGTGAAGTTCTCGAAACAGGGGGGAAAAACGCAATGCGCTCCCAGTATGCGTGGGTGTGA